In a single window of the Flavobacterium sp. W4I14 genome:
- a CDS encoding alpha-N-arabinofuranosidase (product_source=KO:K01209; cog=COG3534; ko=KO:K01209; pfam=PF02018,PF06964; smart=SM00813; superfamily=51011,51445): protein MSIKYNKTIPEQTNVAAIFIMIYPYKLNRMKLNYPVKSVFSACLAYAAIGIGCISEVQAQTAKVIKVKTDHSIAKVQPNMWGVFFEDINFGADGGIYAELIKNRSFEFAKPLMGWTFQPKKPQEGEILVVNRKEVNTANPRYLQVKKQTDDFELVNEGFKGMGVKKGLRYDFSVMYRQSKPGIKLVLLLKDANNKIIGQGSLTPDQTGSDWKKQSASFTATETDPKAKFAIGFQGKGNIDLDMISLFPGDTWKNRPQGLRADMVQLLADMKPGFIRFPGGCIVEGTDLANRYQWKKTIGPIENRQLIMNRWNTEFAHRPAPDYYQSFGLGFFEYFQLAEDIGSDALPILNCGMACQYNSAEVASLDELDPYVQDALDLIEFANGDVTSKWGKMRADLGHPKPFNLKMMGVGNENWGPQYLERLAIFTKAIKAKYPDFKLIYSSGTGPDGDRFDLLNTSLRNNNADFIDEHYYRPADWFLKNAGRYDNYPRNGSKVFVGEYAVHADNSIVGSNRNNWQSALASASLMTGLERNADVVQMASYAPLFAHIDAWQWAPDMIWVDNLKSYGTPDYYVQKQFSTNKGTDVVSATLDEKNVIGQDGLYASAVTDQTKKELIIKIANNSGQAQNIDFDLEGKMKLKNKATNEEIASSNLNQFNSFENPEAVSPQKSAINLKGKKLSITLKPYSFNVIKIPFN, encoded by the coding sequence ATGTCTATAAAATATAACAAAACTATCCCCGAACAAACAAATGTTGCGGCGATATTTATTATGATATACCCTTACAAATTAAACCGTATGAAATTAAATTACCCTGTAAAAAGTGTGTTTTCGGCATGCCTGGCATATGCAGCAATTGGAATCGGATGCATTTCCGAAGTACAGGCACAAACTGCAAAAGTGATCAAAGTTAAAACAGACCACTCCATCGCCAAGGTGCAACCTAATATGTGGGGCGTTTTTTTTGAAGACATCAATTTTGGCGCCGATGGTGGCATTTATGCCGAACTGATCAAAAACCGCTCTTTCGAATTTGCAAAACCGCTAATGGGCTGGACTTTCCAACCGAAAAAGCCACAGGAAGGAGAGATATTGGTGGTGAACCGAAAAGAGGTGAACACCGCCAATCCACGATATTTACAGGTAAAAAAACAAACCGACGATTTTGAGCTCGTAAACGAAGGTTTTAAAGGCATGGGCGTAAAAAAGGGCCTGCGTTACGATTTTTCAGTGATGTACCGTCAATCGAAGCCAGGTATTAAACTTGTGCTATTACTAAAAGATGCGAACAATAAAATAATCGGACAGGGAAGTTTAACACCCGACCAAACGGGTAGCGACTGGAAAAAGCAATCGGCTAGTTTTACCGCGACAGAAACCGACCCAAAAGCAAAATTTGCCATTGGATTTCAGGGAAAAGGAAATATCGATCTGGATATGATTTCGTTATTTCCCGGCGACACCTGGAAAAACCGCCCACAGGGGTTAAGGGCCGATATGGTACAGTTACTGGCCGATATGAAACCCGGTTTTATCCGTTTCCCCGGTGGCTGCATTGTAGAAGGTACCGATCTGGCCAACCGTTATCAATGGAAGAAAACCATCGGCCCGATCGAAAACAGGCAATTGATTATGAACCGCTGGAATACCGAATTTGCACACCGCCCTGCACCTGATTATTACCAGAGTTTTGGTTTAGGTTTTTTCGAATATTTCCAACTGGCAGAAGATATCGGTTCTGATGCCCTTCCGATATTAAATTGCGGTATGGCCTGTCAGTATAATTCGGCCGAAGTGGCGAGCCTTGACGAGCTTGATCCTTATGTTCAGGATGCGCTGGACCTGATCGAATTTGCCAATGGCGATGTAACAAGCAAGTGGGGGAAAATGAGGGCAGATCTTGGTCATCCAAAACCTTTCAACTTAAAAATGATGGGGGTTGGAAACGAAAACTGGGGACCACAGTACCTGGAAAGGCTGGCGATTTTCACTAAAGCCATAAAAGCCAAATATCCAGATTTTAAACTGATCTACAGCTCTGGTACCGGTCCGGATGGCGATCGTTTTGACTTATTGAATACTAGTTTAAGAAACAATAATGCCGATTTTATCGATGAGCACTATTACCGCCCTGCTGATTGGTTTTTAAAAAATGCCGGCCGTTACGATAACTACCCGAGAAACGGATCGAAGGTTTTTGTTGGCGAATATGCGGTCCACGCAGACAATAGTATAGTTGGAAGCAACCGCAACAACTGGCAAAGTGCCTTAGCTTCGGCTTCGCTGATGACCGGTTTGGAGCGCAATGCCGATGTGGTACAGATGGCCTCATATGCGCCGCTTTTCGCCCATATCGATGCCTGGCAATGGGCACCCGATATGATCTGGGTAGATAACCTGAAATCGTACGGAACACCCGATTATTATGTTCAGAAACAGTTTTCTACCAATAAAGGAACCGATGTAGTTTCGGCTACACTCGATGAGAAGAATGTTATCGGTCAGGACGGACTTTATGCTTCTGCGGTAACCGATCAGACAAAAAAAGAACTGATCATTAAAATTGCCAACAACTCCGGTCAGGCACAGAACATAGATTTCGACCTGGAGGGGAAAATGAAACTAAAAAATAAGGCCACCAACGAGGAGATAGCCAGCAGCAACCTAAATCAGTTCAACTCTTTCGAAAATCCTGAAGCAGTAAGCCCTCAAAAAAGTGCTATCAACCTAAAAGGCAAAAAACTCAGCATCACTTTAAAACCTTACTCTTTTAACGTTATCAAAATTCCATTTAATTAA
- a CDS encoding hypothetical protein (product_source=Hypo-rule applied; cath_funfam=2.60.120.200; pfam=PF17851; superfamily=49899), whose amino-acid sequence MIRLKSTWGLDGLSQYYYSTDRLQFIAFGAPYQLSWGSYRGNRIGLFNYNNDSDSGYVDIDYFRYTY is encoded by the coding sequence ATGATTAGGCTAAAATCTACCTGGGGCCTGGATGGGTTAAGTCAGTATTACTATAGTACAGATCGGCTGCAGTTTATCGCCTTTGGTGCACCATACCAGTTAAGCTGGGGGAGTTATAGGGGCAATCGTATTGGTTTGTTTAACTATAATAACGATAGCGACTCGGGATATGTTGATATCGATTATTTTAGATATACTTACTAA
- a CDS encoding hypothetical protein (product_source=Hypo-rule applied; cleavage_site_network=SignalP-noTM; pfam=PF19572; superfamily=56935) → MKLNVQSIHIYISNTMKIRSNKVPTKKWTLLILILLHQTVSAQSINGIQTDASARNNIYTAVPFLLITPQPRSGAMGNAGVALDPDANSTVINTSALAFLTEGDFGISCSYSPWLKQLAPDMSISYLSGYYRVNQRNTVSASIRYFSMGDINFSDDNFQNLGVYSPSEAAFDLGYSLRLGPDFALGGNVRYISSNLFGGGTVNGNRGSGKALAADVSAFQKSDITLAGTPAVLSFGLNLSNIGTKMTYRNTAQSYFLPANMKIGSALKIGEGQNKLTLLLDFNKLMAPTQPIYGPDGNIVKGRDPDRSVPSGILGSFSDAPGGFREELKEVGISTGAEMSFKETLYLRAGYLYQHPEKANTSYLTLGLGVHYSSLSLDFSYLVGSGYNPLRNTLRFGIQTRFNRFK, encoded by the coding sequence TTGAAACTTAATGTGCAATCGATCCACATTTATATATCTAACACTATGAAAATACGATCAAACAAGGTGCCTACGAAAAAGTGGACCTTATTAATTCTGATTCTTTTGCATCAAACAGTATCTGCGCAGTCCATAAATGGTATCCAGACAGACGCCAGCGCGAGGAACAATATTTACACTGCGGTGCCATTTCTGTTGATTACGCCACAGCCAAGGTCAGGAGCAATGGGAAATGCCGGTGTTGCCCTTGATCCTGATGCCAATTCGACTGTGATTAATACATCTGCATTGGCATTTCTCACAGAGGGAGATTTCGGTATCTCCTGCTCTTATAGCCCCTGGCTCAAGCAGCTGGCCCCCGATATGAGTATCTCGTACCTTAGCGGGTACTATAGGGTGAACCAGCGGAATACAGTATCTGCATCCATTAGGTATTTTTCTATGGGTGATATTAATTTCAGCGACGACAATTTTCAGAATCTCGGCGTTTATAGTCCCAGTGAAGCTGCATTCGATCTTGGCTATTCGCTCAGGCTTGGACCGGATTTCGCTCTTGGCGGAAATGTTCGGTATATTAGTAGTAACCTTTTTGGCGGAGGAACAGTTAATGGAAACAGAGGCTCGGGAAAAGCCCTGGCTGCAGATGTTTCGGCTTTTCAAAAATCGGATATAACGCTTGCAGGCACTCCTGCGGTTTTAAGCTTTGGTCTTAACCTGTCCAATATCGGCACAAAAATGACCTACCGCAATACCGCCCAGTCTTACTTCCTTCCCGCCAATATGAAGATAGGATCTGCACTTAAAATAGGCGAAGGGCAGAACAAGCTTACCTTATTGCTTGATTTTAATAAACTGATGGCTCCAACGCAGCCGATTTACGGTCCGGATGGGAATATCGTAAAGGGACGGGATCCTGACCGTTCGGTGCCATCTGGGATTTTAGGCTCATTCAGTGATGCCCCAGGAGGCTTTCGCGAAGAATTAAAAGAGGTTGGCATATCAACGGGCGCAGAGATGAGCTTCAAAGAGACGCTGTACCTCAGAGCCGGTTACCTGTACCAGCATCCCGAAAAAGCCAATACCTCTTACCTTACCCTTGGCCTTGGCGTCCATTATAGCAGCCTTTCCCTTGATTTTTCATACCTGGTAGGATCGGGCTATAATCCACTTCGGAATACCCTGCGGTTTGGCATACAAACAAGGTTCAACAGGTTTAAGTAA
- a CDS encoding autotransporter-associated beta strand protein (product_source=TIGR02601; cath_funfam=2.60.120.200,2.60.40.10,2.60.40.710; cog=COG3401; pfam=PF00942,PF05345,PF05426,PF13385,PF18962; smart=SM00089,SM01067; superfamily=48230,49265,49299,49373,49384,49899; tigrfam=TIGR02601,TIGR04183) translates to MRKLLLYQLKLMAKKNLIIFFFAVLTFMGAQKSSAQIQTFVHPGIALNQADLNQLKANITQEPWLSAYNAFKNDGKSKLSYVMAGPYATVSRAPHLNNNAWINDMVAIRNLAFMYVFTADSAYARKATNMLDSWAVTNTTWGGIESMLDIGDYAQYWGVGAEILRYTFPGWTAANTQHVEKYFSEVLFPTSFVPFPLRDQNKGAIQLKIALAASVFCNDINRFNQSIEVYRMDAGGGMRNSLPNGEVGDTGRDDHWRIQAAALAWGAEVAYKQKIDMFAELGNRVLAIGELYHQYAFDGASMTYIPFGGYASYWTNWGIMPGERRGDMTNIIHNAYNRRKGIPTPHTDMMRAALGGAGGDFLYLKSSDTSTAVILPPVFYPSEHVQPINNLTNIDIGNPGLAGSASFNNGIWTLKGAGNSTNNAFSFNFKKMTGDAGLVVKVDNMSLTTGGCGVMIRESLASGSPFWDLFLGANGGIGRHGQPKAPWWLKIERVNTRIFAYHSQDGVNWTNLSCWYSATGFPAELYLGFYTISNNTSLHNTATFSNVGYSQSAPAGSPEISSATTATTTIDLPFSYNTNASASPTAYSASGLPAGLSLDAATGIISGTPTALGQSEVTLTATNASGSGTATLILKVLNNQAPAAPAPVTASVVNGTQIKLSWPASANATSYSVKRSLTAGGPYTTIQAAITLTNFTDPAPAPEVNNYYVITAFTGNMESANSNEVFASVPPAIPSRPIVVNQSDRINLTWDAVLGAVSYKVKRGTVSGGPYTTIATVSTSAYEDTSVTSGSPYYYVLSSVGSTKESANSAESFGVPGASSSVWSSTPLTDSLNLASNWIGNALPVNPAILTFNATTDSLLTNDINGIIASRVQFETEANTYTISGNALTIKNDLVNNSSNPEKLTMPIILGGQLNVAAKTNSIELNGIVSGTGSLLKTGTSALVMSGANTYSGNTIIQGTRGYAWGSTDGIQVMGIGTGTPSAPTSGPLGTGKIIMEGGALYTGLTTETATLYNDIEVPAGKSGFFYERLGHLNLYGKISGGGGLYNDGSDNYATVTLYGDNSGFTGTFITKLRSGSHRLAFATPQSGSANANWLLDAQGTDCHRIMFATGALEFGSLSGRGGIRSNVAGTPIIRIGALNTNSNFSGTMANAAGTLSVEKVGTGILTFSGNSTFGGTTTILNGTFLLNNGSAGTYNSPIIAKQGSLGGGGRNTSTITIGTGSGTGATLVTGTDGTIGTLSTTGLITLNTDATYKVDVNGPAATADKVIAGGASLNQSKLVLNSLVSGSLPLGTNFPILDNTGTSQINGIFKDLPEMSLISAGSYNFRITYKGGSGNDIQLLDDRTIPVTIISALADTALIGKNFSYAITALKSPTSFNATGLPAGLSVNATTGVISGIPTEAGLFNVTLTVSNETGADTAALSLRILNTTVGGVLVASGDAKNILEWDAIQNFSYNVKRSAISGGPYTIIANVGTTKFTDSNVSNGTSYYYVVASVDSIGEMSSSAEVVATPNVGQLTYLKFDEASGIRSIDSWGATHGTLAATATRNPGKYGTSLKLDGTANAYATLPTGIVSTLNDFTISTWLKMDAKTNWMRAFDFGAGTTKYMFLSIQAGSANVMRYAIKNGGAEQIVSYNYTLPLNTWTHFAITQSGNTCTMYINGTAVASNTGLTIKPSTIGSTTLNYLGKSQFNDPMFNGSIDEFKIYSRALTAAEIAQNMKSSQNIIFNVLAEKGPGDVDFDPAATATSGLPVTYTSSDLSVATIVDGKIHIVAAGTSNITASQAGNTDYSAAQPIIRALTVKNVQTISFPVIASKVTGDTDFDAGATVSSGLTVSYNSSDPNVATVVNGQLHILTAGTTTITASQAGNAQYLAATPVSQVLTVKNVQTINFAAIAPKVLGDADFTLEASASSGIPVSFSSSDESVATVINGVARILKAGTTVFTASQPGNETYNAASVTQNLTILPLNLRVLSADGDNGQQSNNVIKPKLKIVNGDTTSTSYSMLTARYWLTAENFAGINTWIDYAQMGNSKVKTKYVALPQPRNDAYGYIEYSFDATAGTLTAGASSGVIESGLANSNGANLTESNDFSYHTGSAYADNSKITLYRNGTLIWGNEPAPITETKSVKVLTEGKSAGSSTISTYLKVENTGNTPVDYKDISIRYFFTPESAASLNFWADYANLGASKIQGQFVAINPSLSTNGGAYLELKVDSSAGKLHPLSGTGNIQYRIAKSDWSAFNQLNDHSYQPGSFAENNHVCVYYKGELIYGTVPTGTNNQLAIAAPKESSINLPTSTVIYPNPVTNNRFNITTTANLLKKDVEVKLVDLTGRTVYSKSALNNSGSIEVQLQRQVSAGLYILLLNKQYAGKVLIN, encoded by the coding sequence ATGAGAAAACTTTTACTTTACCAGCTAAAACTGATGGCAAAAAAGAACCTGATTATTTTCTTTTTTGCTGTTCTGACTTTTATGGGCGCTCAGAAATCAAGCGCGCAGATACAAACCTTTGTCCATCCGGGTATTGCTTTAAACCAGGCTGACCTGAATCAGTTGAAAGCTAACATCACTCAGGAACCATGGTTATCGGCTTATAACGCATTTAAAAATGACGGCAAGTCTAAGCTTAGCTACGTAATGGCAGGGCCATACGCTACAGTAAGCCGTGCTCCGCACCTAAATAACAATGCTTGGATAAACGATATGGTCGCTATACGCAACCTTGCCTTTATGTATGTTTTTACCGCGGATAGTGCCTATGCCCGAAAAGCAACCAACATGCTGGACTCCTGGGCAGTTACCAATACCACCTGGGGAGGCATTGAATCTATGCTGGATATTGGCGATTATGCCCAGTATTGGGGTGTAGGAGCAGAAATTCTGCGCTATACTTTTCCTGGCTGGACTGCAGCCAATACTCAGCATGTAGAAAAATATTTTTCTGAAGTTTTATTTCCAACCTCATTTGTTCCATTTCCATTACGGGATCAGAACAAAGGGGCTATCCAATTAAAAATTGCCCTCGCAGCATCGGTTTTTTGTAACGATATTAACCGGTTTAACCAGTCGATCGAAGTATACAGGATGGATGCTGGTGGAGGTATGCGTAACTCGCTGCCCAATGGTGAAGTAGGAGATACAGGCCGCGATGACCACTGGCGTATACAGGCAGCAGCCTTGGCATGGGGCGCAGAAGTAGCCTACAAGCAGAAGATAGATATGTTTGCCGAACTTGGTAACAGGGTATTGGCTATTGGTGAGCTGTATCATCAATATGCTTTTGACGGGGCTAGCATGACCTATATCCCCTTTGGCGGTTATGCCAGTTATTGGACCAACTGGGGAATCATGCCAGGAGAGAGGCGTGGCGATATGACCAATATCATTCATAATGCATATAACAGGCGCAAGGGAATACCTACCCCTCATACCGATATGATGCGGGCTGCTTTAGGTGGAGCGGGAGGAGATTTCTTGTATCTGAAATCATCCGACACTTCTACTGCGGTTATTTTGCCCCCTGTATTTTATCCTTCCGAGCACGTGCAGCCAATAAACAACCTGACCAATATTGATATCGGTAACCCCGGACTGGCAGGAAGCGCATCCTTCAATAACGGAATCTGGACCCTTAAGGGTGCCGGAAATTCCACCAATAATGCCTTCAGTTTCAACTTTAAAAAGATGACCGGCGATGCAGGTCTGGTTGTAAAGGTTGATAATATGTCGCTTACTACCGGAGGCTGCGGTGTTATGATACGCGAATCATTAGCGTCCGGTTCCCCTTTTTGGGATCTTTTTCTCGGGGCAAATGGTGGTATCGGAAGGCATGGACAGCCCAAAGCCCCCTGGTGGTTAAAAATTGAACGTGTAAACACCCGCATATTTGCGTACCACTCACAGGATGGCGTTAACTGGACGAATCTTAGTTGCTGGTATTCCGCAACCGGTTTCCCGGCAGAGCTGTACCTCGGTTTTTACACCATCTCTAATAATACATCGTTACATAATACAGCCACCTTCAGTAATGTAGGCTATAGCCAATCTGCACCTGCAGGATCTCCGGAGATTAGCAGCGCTACCACTGCTACAACAACCATTGACCTACCTTTCAGTTATAACACCAATGCCAGTGCCAGTCCTACTGCTTATAGTGCCAGCGGTTTGCCTGCAGGGCTTAGCTTGGATGCGGCTACTGGTATAATATCGGGCACGCCTACCGCGCTAGGACAAAGTGAAGTAACGCTAACTGCTACCAATGCTAGTGGCAGTGGTACTGCAACTTTGATCCTGAAAGTGCTTAATAACCAGGCACCTGCAGCACCTGCTCCGGTTACGGCATCCGTTGTTAATGGTACACAGATCAAATTGAGCTGGCCAGCTTCAGCCAATGCTACCAGTTATTCGGTAAAACGTTCGCTAACAGCGGGAGGGCCATATACCACTATCCAGGCAGCTATTACCCTCACCAATTTTACAGATCCCGCTCCTGCACCTGAAGTAAATAATTATTATGTTATTACGGCATTTACTGGCAATATGGAAAGTGCTAATTCCAACGAAGTTTTCGCATCTGTGCCTCCAGCAATTCCGAGCAGGCCAATAGTGGTTAATCAAAGCGACCGGATCAACCTTACATGGGATGCAGTTTTAGGCGCCGTTTCGTACAAGGTAAAACGTGGTACAGTAAGTGGTGGCCCTTATACCACCATTGCAACGGTTAGCACTTCCGCCTACGAAGATACATCTGTTACCAGCGGCAGCCCATATTACTATGTGCTTTCTTCTGTAGGAAGCACAAAGGAAAGTGCCAATTCAGCCGAAAGCTTTGGCGTTCCGGGCGCAAGTTCTTCAGTATGGAGCTCAACACCACTTACAGATTCGTTAAATCTGGCCAGCAACTGGATCGGAAATGCACTCCCGGTAAATCCTGCCATATTAACATTCAATGCAACTACAGATTCACTGCTGACCAATGATATAAACGGTATAATAGCATCGAGAGTTCAATTTGAAACCGAAGCAAACACTTATACTATTTCTGGTAATGCTTTAACGATAAAGAACGACCTGGTTAACAACTCATCAAATCCCGAAAAATTAACCATGCCTATCATTCTGGGCGGACAATTGAATGTGGCTGCAAAAACAAACAGCATTGAGCTGAATGGCATTGTAAGCGGAACAGGAAGTTTGCTTAAAACAGGAACTTCGGCACTTGTTATGTCTGGGGCAAATACGTATTCAGGTAATACAATTATCCAGGGAACAAGAGGTTATGCCTGGGGTTCAACTGATGGCATCCAGGTTATGGGTATAGGTACAGGCACGCCAAGTGCTCCAACTAGCGGTCCGTTGGGAACAGGAAAAATCATCATGGAAGGTGGTGCGCTGTATACCGGATTAACTACCGAAACGGCCACTTTGTATAATGATATTGAAGTTCCTGCAGGTAAAAGCGGTTTCTTTTATGAGCGATTGGGACATTTAAATTTGTATGGAAAAATTTCCGGAGGCGGCGGACTATATAATGATGGATCTGATAACTATGCCACTGTTACCCTCTACGGCGATAATAGCGGATTCACGGGGACTTTCATTACCAAACTGCGCAGTGGAAGCCATCGCTTAGCTTTTGCTACGCCACAATCGGGTAGTGCGAACGCTAACTGGTTATTGGATGCTCAGGGTACAGATTGCCATCGGATTATGTTTGCTACCGGGGCGCTTGAATTCGGGTCGCTTTCAGGAAGGGGCGGTATCCGCAGCAATGTTGCAGGAACACCTATTATCAGGATTGGAGCATTGAATACCAATTCCAATTTTAGTGGAACAATGGCAAATGCAGCTGGCACGCTCTCAGTAGAAAAAGTTGGAACAGGAATCCTAACTTTCTCAGGAAACAGTACTTTTGGAGGAACAACAACTATTTTAAACGGAACATTTTTATTAAATAACGGTTCTGCGGGTACCTATAACAGCCCTATTATTGCCAAACAAGGATCTTTAGGTGGAGGTGGAAGAAATACCAGTACAATAACCATCGGTACTGGTTCGGGTACTGGAGCTACATTAGTAACAGGCACTGATGGAACCATCGGTACTTTAAGCACAACAGGACTTATTACCCTAAATACAGATGCAACCTATAAAGTTGATGTGAATGGCCCAGCTGCTACCGCTGACAAAGTGATTGCAGGCGGTGCTTCATTAAACCAGTCAAAATTGGTTTTAAACAGCCTTGTTTCAGGTTCATTGCCATTGGGTACAAACTTTCCCATTTTAGACAATACGGGCACTAGTCAAATCAACGGTATTTTCAAGGATCTTCCTGAGATGTCACTTATTTCGGCAGGCAGCTATAATTTCCGGATTACTTACAAAGGAGGATCGGGTAATGATATACAATTGCTTGACGATAGAACCATTCCCGTAACAATTATCAGTGCATTAGCCGATACTGCACTCATAGGCAAGAATTTTTCTTATGCGATTACAGCACTAAAATCGCCGACAAGCTTTAATGCGACTGGTCTTCCTGCCGGATTGAGTGTAAACGCCACTACCGGTGTGATATCCGGAATTCCAACCGAAGCCGGACTTTTTAATGTTACATTAACCGTTTCAAACGAGACTGGAGCAGATACTGCAGCCCTTTCATTAAGGATTCTAAATACTACAGTAGGAGGTGTTTTGGTTGCCTCTGGCGATGCTAAAAACATCCTAGAATGGGATGCCATTCAGAACTTTAGTTATAATGTTAAGCGTTCGGCCATATCAGGCGGGCCTTATACTATTATCGCAAATGTGGGCACTACCAAGTTCACCGACAGCAATGTGAGTAATGGAACTTCTTATTATTATGTGGTTGCTTCAGTTGATAGCATCGGAGAAATGTCTTCAAGCGCGGAGGTAGTGGCAACACCAAATGTGGGTCAGTTGACTTACCTGAAATTTGACGAAGCCAGCGGAATACGGAGTATCGATAGCTGGGGAGCTACTCATGGCACCTTAGCAGCCACAGCAACCCGGAATCCGGGAAAGTACGGAACATCACTTAAGCTGGATGGCACGGCTAACGCTTACGCCACGCTTCCAACAGGAATAGTTAGTACTTTAAATGACTTCACCATTTCGACATGGTTAAAGATGGACGCTAAGACGAACTGGATGCGGGCGTTTGATTTTGGTGCCGGAACTACTAAATATATGTTTTTGTCAATCCAGGCAGGAAGTGCCAATGTAATGCGTTATGCCATTAAAAATGGAGGAGCGGAGCAGATTGTAAGTTATAATTATACTTTACCACTCAACACCTGGACCCACTTTGCCATTACCCAATCGGGCAATACCTGCACAATGTATATTAACGGAACTGCTGTTGCTTCCAATACAGGCCTTACCATAAAGCCTTCTACTATTGGCAGCACAACGCTGAATTATCTGGGTAAATCGCAGTTTAACGATCCCATGTTTAATGGTTCGATTGATGAATTTAAAATCTACAGCAGAGCCTTAACCGCTGCAGAGATTGCTCAAAATATGAAGTCGAGTCAGAACATTATATTTAATGTCCTGGCAGAAAAAGGCCCAGGGGATGTCGATTTTGATCCTGCTGCTACCGCAACATCGGGCCTTCCGGTAACTTATACAAGTTCAGATCTATCGGTGGCCACCATTGTGGATGGAAAAATACATATTGTAGCTGCCGGAACTTCGAACATTACCGCATCACAGGCAGGCAATACAGATTATTCGGCAGCACAGCCGATAATCCGGGCATTAACCGTTAAAAATGTACAGACTATAAGCTTTCCTGTTATCGCAAGCAAAGTTACAGGCGATACAGATTTTGATGCTGGTGCAACAGTAAGTTCGGGTTTAACGGTAAGCTATAATAGCTCAGACCCCAATGTTGCTACAGTAGTTAATGGACAGCTGCATATTCTAACTGCGGGTACTACAACAATCACAGCTTCACAGGCTGGAAATGCCCAGTACCTGGCTGCAACGCCGGTATCACAAGTATTAACCGTTAAAAATGTGCAGACCATAAACTTCGCTGCCATTGCTCCGAAAGTTCTTGGCGATGCAGATTTTACCCTTGAAGCTTCCGCTTCTTCGGGTATTCCTGTAAGTTTTAGCAGTTCTGACGAAAGTGTAGCTACGGTTATAAATGGCGTGGCGCGCATCTTAAAAGCCGGAACCACAGTGTTTACAGCCAGCCAACCTGGAAATGAAACATACAATGCTGCCAGTGTTACTCAAAACCTAACTATACTGCCTTTAAATTTAAGGGTTTTATCGGCTGATGGTGATAACGGACAGCAATCCAACAATGTAATCAAACCAAAGCTAAAGATCGTAAATGGGGATACCACTTCAACCAGTTACAGCATGCTTACAGCCAGGTACTGGCTTACGGCAGAAAATTTTGCAGGCATTAATACCTGGATCGATTATGCGCAGATGGGCAATAGTAAGGTTAAAACCAAATATGTTGCGTTACCTCAGCCAAGAAACGATGCATATGGCTATATCGAATACAGTTTTGATGCTACAGCAGGAACACTTACGGCTGGTGCCAGTTCAGGCGTTATTGAATCAGGCCTTGCCAACTCAAATGGGGCAAACTTAACCGAAAGTAACGACTTTTCTTATCATACAGGTTCTGCCTACGCTGATAATAGCAAAATTACCTTATACCGTAACGGAACCCTGATTTGGGGAAATGAGCCAGCGCCCATAACCGAAACCAAAAGCGTTAAGGTACTTACAGAGGGTAAAAGTGCTGGAAGCAGCACAATCAGTACCTATTTAAAGGTAGAGAACACAGGCAATACTCCAGTAGATTACAAAGATATTTCCATCAGGTATTTCTTTACCCCTGAAAGCGCAGCAAGCCTGAACTTCTGGGCAGACTATGCTAATTTGGGAGCGTCTAAAATCCAAGGGCAGTTTGTGGCTATAAATCCGTCACTAAGCACTAATGGGGGCGCATATCTGGAACTGAAGGTAGATTCGAGTGCCGGTAAGCTGCATCCCTTAAGTGGAACAGGAAACATCCAGTACCGGATTGCCAAGTCAGACTGGTCAGCGTTTAACCAGTTAAACGACCATTCTTACCAACCTGGTAGTTTTGCTGAAAATAACCATGTGTGTGTTTACTACAAGGGAGAATTGATTTATGGCACTGTGCCTACCGGGACAAATAACCAGTTGGCCATTGCAGCACCAAAAGAATCCAGCATTAATTTACCCACCAGTACGGTAATTTATCCAAACCCGGTAACAAACAACAGGTTTAATATTACCACAACTGCAAACCTGTTAAAAAAGGATGTAGAAGTGAAATTAGTAGATTTAACCGGGCGTACCGTGTATTCAAAATCTGCGCTTAACAATTCTGGTAGTATAGAAGTGCAGTTGCAGCGACAGGTTTCGGCTGGGCTTTATATTCTGCTTCTCAATAAACAGTACGCAGGAAAAGTGCTTATCAATTAG